In the Plodia interpunctella isolate USDA-ARS_2022_Savannah chromosome 6, ilPloInte3.2, whole genome shotgun sequence genome, one interval contains:
- the LOC128671073 gene encoding collagen alpha-2(IV) chain-like isoform X3 has protein sequence MGPGITFYILASLMLALASEAPPTKQESNSTEAISKEPQKEESQPAEASARSGRQFGYGDGKDIVIDIQDDEKNQYYETNYDTNAYGFGYDVGPNGQFHHETRGPDGVTYGCYGYVDPDGYLRATHYVADSHGYRVVEPEKPVEVYPDEKYEYDETTSNQPTEKVPGQIIPWEKLYFPKGCGRTPGGIPARPPPRPPRPSRPPTDSTGQNTNPSPGVVYPGQGSGGTGGAGGPGGPGGPNGPNGPGGPNGPYGPGGPGGPNGPNGPNGPNGSWQGGYYPGTPGTPGSPGSPGTPGSPGGPGGPGGPGGPGGPNGPNGPYPGYYPGSPGSPGTPGTPGSPGSPGSPGTPGSPGGPGGPGGPGGPGTGGHYPGGTGTPGTPGTPGSPGSPGSPGSPGSPGSAGTPGQPGQPGYYPGSPGGPVGPVNSGSHYPGQPGSPGTPGTPGSPGSPGGPGGPGGPGGPGGPGGPPGSYYPGQPGQQGTLGQPGQHGQPGYPGQPGQPGGAGQPGQPGQPGYPGQPGQPGGPGQPGQPGQPGYPGQPGQPGGPGKPGQPGQPGYPGQPGQSGQPGQPGYPGQPGQPGSAGQPGQPGQPGYPGQPGQPGGAGQPGQPGQPGYPGQPGQPGGPGQPGQPGQPGYPEQPGQPGGPGKPGQPGQPGYPGQPGQSGQPGQPGYPGQPGQPGGAGQPGQPGQPGYPGQPGQPGGPGQPGQPGQPGGPGKPGQPGQPGYPGQPGQSGQPGQPGYPGQPGQPGGAGQPGQPGQPGYPGQPGQPGGPGQPGQPGQPGYPGQPGQPGGPGKPGQPGQPGYPGQPGQSGQPGQPGYPGQPGQPGGAGQPGQPGQNGYPGQPGQPGGPGQPGQPGQPGYPGQPGQPGGPGKPGQPGQPGYPGQPGQSGQPGQPGYPGQPGQPGGAGQPGQPGQPGYPGQPGQPGGPGQPGQPGQPGYPGQPGQPGGPGKPGQPGQPGYPGQPGQPGGPGQPGQPGQPGGPGKPGQPGQPGYPGQPGQSGQPGQPGYPGQPGQPGGAGQPGQPGQPGQPGQPGYPGQPGQPGGLGQPGQPGQPGYPGQPGQPGGPGNPGQPGQPSYPGQPGYPGQPGYPGQPGQPGQPGQPGYPGQPGQPGGPGQQGQPGQPGYPGQPGQPGGPGQPGQPGQPGYPGQPGQPGGSGQPGQPGQPGQPGYPGQPGQPGRPGKPGQPGQPGYPGQPGQPGQPGQPGQPGQPGQPGYPGQPGQPGGPGQHGQPGQPGYPGQPGQPGGPGQPGQPGQPGQPGQPGHPGQPGQPGYPGQPGQPGQPGYPGQPGQPGYPGQSGQSGQPGQPGHPGQPGQPGYPGQPGQPGSPGQPGQPGQPGQPGQPGYPSQPGKPGQPGGPSQPAHPGQPSQPGYPGQPGHPGGPGQPGQAGQPGQPGYPGQPGQPGGPEQPGQPGGPGQQGQPGQPGYPGQPGQPGGPGQPGQPGQPGYPGQPGQPGGPGHPGQPGQPGYPGQPGQPGGPGQPGQPGQPGYPGQPGQPGGPGHPGQPGQPGYPGQPAHPGQPAHPGQPSQPGYPGQPGQPGGPGQPGQPGQPGQPGQPGQPGQPGQPGGPVQQGQPGQPGYPGQPGQPGGPGQPGQPGQPGQPGQPGYPGQPGQPGQPGQPGYPGQPGQPGGSGQQGQPGQPGQPGQPGQPGQPGYPGQPGQPGGSGQPGQPAQPGYPGQPGQPGGSGQQGQPGQPGQPGQPGHPGYPGQPGQPGGPGQPGQPGQPGYPGQPGQPGGHGQPGQPGQPGYPGQPGQPGGPGQPGQPAQPGYPGQPGQPGGSGQQGQPGQPGHPGYPGQPGQPGGPGQPGQPGQPGYPGQPGQPGGPGQPGQPGQPGYPGQPGQPGQPGQPGQPGQPGQPGGPVQQGQPGQPGYPGQPGQPGGPGQPGQSGQPGQPGQPGQPGHPGYPGQPGQPGGPGQPGQPGQPGYPGQPGQPGGPGQPGQPGQPGYPGQPGQPGGPGKPGQQGQPGYPGQPGQPGGGDSVGAPSGTGVQPPNYVPPSSQMPPFPIYVIPYPLPIVPSPGSCPCYLVNPGKNDTQSQAQEVQGPPSAGPTYAPYGIIGFVPVVFVPYCPGNGSGMNTAQQNFPSAVPVPYNCAQCQANSRDVYRYISRWNGARSTNFNNLKEIHSLAELENLLRNEIRPMKKSLRRIAVHPRVLDDKSNEKETTKSN, from the exons acgCGTACGGTTTCGGTTACGACGTGGGTCCGAACGGCCAGTTCCATCACGAGACCCGCGGGCCGGATGGTGTGACCTACGGTTGCTACGGTTACGTAGACCCGGACGGTTACCTCCGTGCTACGCACTACGTAGCCGACAGCCACGGCTACCGGGTAGTCGAACCTGAGAAGCCTGTCGAAGTCTACCCTGATGAGAAATACGAGTATGATGAAAC GACATCAAACCAGCCAACCGAAAAGGTTCCAGGACAGATCATCCCGTGGGAGAAGCTGTACTTCCCCAAAGGTTGTGGTCGCACTCCGGGCGGTATCCCGGCCAGGCCTCCTCCACGACCCCCGCGCCCCTCTCGCCCTCCGACGGACAGCACGGGACAGAACACCAACCCCAGTCCTGGAGTCGTATACCCAGGACaag GTTCAGGTGGAACTGGTGGTGCGGGAGGACCAGGCGGCCCAGGCGGACCTAATGGTCCTAATGGACCCGGTGGACCGAACGGTCCTTATGGACCCGGCGGGCCGGGTGGTCCTAATGGGCCTAACGGCCCTAATGGACCCAATGGATCAT gGCAAGGCGGTTATTATCCCGGCACACCAGGCACTCCCGGATCTCCCGGTAGTCCCGGAACTCCAGGTAGCCCTg GTGGCCCAGGCGGTCCAGGTGGACCTGGCGGACCCGGAGGACCGAATGGGCCAAATGGACCTT ATCCAGGCTACTATCCCGGTTCCCCCGGCTCCCCCGGAACCCCCGGCACCCCCGGCTCCCCCGGATCCCCCGGGTCCCCCGGCACTCCAGGATCCCCAGGCGGCCCAG GTGGTCCAGGCGGTCCCGGGGGCCCTGGCACCGGTGGTCACTACCCCGGTGGGACAGGTACACCCGGTACTCCAGGAACTCCCGGATCACCCGGATCTCCAGGTAGTCCGGGCTCTCCCGGCAGTCCAGGCTCGGCCGGGACGCCAGGTCAACCAGGCCAACCAGGATACTATCCTGGTAGCCCAG GTGGCCCGGTCGGTCCGGTTAACTCTGGCAGCCATTATCCCGGACAACCTGGATCTCCTGGAACTCCCGGAACTCCCGGATCACCTGGATCCCCTGGAGGGCCAG GTGGCCCAGGTGGGCCAGGAGGCCCCGGCGGGCCGGGCGGTCCTCCAGGCTCATACTACCCCGGCCAACCAGGACAACAAGGCACTCTAGGCCAACCAGGACAGCACGGACAACCCGGCTACCCAGGACAACCCGGACAGCCAGGAGGCGCCGGACAACCAGGACAGCCCGGACAACCCGGCTACCCAGGACAACCCGGACAGCCAGGAGGCCCTGGACAACCAGGACAGCCCGGACAACCCGGCTACCCAGGACAACCCGGACAGCCAGGAGGCCCCGGAAAGCCAGGCCAGCCGGGACAACCAGGCTACCCAGGACAACCCGGACAATCAGGTCAGCCCGGACAACCCGGCTACCCAGGACAACCCGGACAACCAGGAAGCGCCGGACAACCAGGACAGCCCGGACAACCCGGCTATCCAGGACAACCCGGACAGCCAGGAGGCGCCGGACAACCAGGACAGCCCGGACAACCCGGCTACCCAGGACAACCCGGACAGCCAGGAGGCCCTGGACAACCAGGACAGCCCGGACAACCCGGCTACCCAGAACAACCCGGACAGCCAGGAGGCCCCGGAAAGCCAGGCCAGCCGGGACAACCAGGCTACCCAGGACAACCCGGACAATCAGGTCAGCCCGGACAACCCGGCTACCCAGGACAACCCGGACAGCCAGGAGGCGCCGGACAACCAGGACAGCCCGGACAACCCGGCTACCCAGGACAACCCGGACAGCCAGGAGGCCCTGGACAACCAGGACAGCCCGGACAGCCAGGAGGCCCCGGAAAGCCAGGCCAGCCGGGACAACCAGGCTACCCAGGACAACCCGGACAATCAGGTCAGCCCGGACAACCCGGCTACCCAGGACAACCCGGACAGCCAGGAGGCGCCGGACAACCAGGACAGCCCGGACAACCCGGCTACCCAGGACAACCCGGACAGCCAGGAGGCCCTGGACAACCAGGACAGCCCGGACAACCCGGCTACCCAGGACAACCCGGACAGCCAGGAGGCCCCGGAAAGCCAGGCCAGCCGGGACAACCAGGCTACCCAGGACAACCCGGACAATCAGGTCAGCCCGGACAACCCGGCTACCCAGGACAACCCGGACAGCCAGGAGGCGCCGGACAACCAGGACAGCCCGGACAAAACGGCTACCCAGGACAACCCGGACAGCCAGGAGGCCCTGGACAACCAGGACAGCCCGGACAACCCGGCTACCCAGGACAACCCGGACAGCCAGGAGGCCCCGGAAAGCCAGGCCAGCCGGGACAACCAGGCTACCCAGGACAACCCGGACAATCAGGTCAGCCCGGACAACCCGGTTACCCAGGCCAACCCGGACAGCCAGGAGGCGCCGGACAACCAGGACAGCCCGGACAACCCGGCTACCCAGGACAACCCGGACAGCCAGGAGGTCCTGGACAACCAGGACAGCCCGGACAACCCGGCTACCCAGGACAACCCGGACAGCCAGGAGGCCCCGGAAAGCCAGGCCAGCCGGGACAACCCGGCTACCCAGGACAACCCGGACAGCCAGGAGGCCCTGGACAACCAGGACAGCCCGGACAGCCAGGAGGCCCCGGAAAGCCAGGCCAGCCGGGACAACCAGGCTACCCAGGACAACCCGGACAATCAGGTCAGCCCGGACAACCCGGCTACCCAGGACAACCCGGACAGCCAGGAGGCGCCGGACAACCAGGACAGCCCGGACAACCAGGACAGCCCGGACAACCCGGCTACCCAGGACAACCCGGACAGCCAGGAGGCCTTGGACAACCAGGACAGCCCGGACAACCCGGCTACCCAGGACAACCCGGACAGCCAGGAGGCCCCGGAAATCCAGGCCAGCCGGGACAACCAAGCTACCCAGGACAACCAGGTTACCCAGGACAACCAGGCTACCCAGGACAACCCGGACAACCAGGACAGCCCGGACAACCCGGTTATCCAGGCCAACCCGGACAGCCAGGCGGACCCGGACAACAAGGCCAGCCTGGACAACCCGGCTACCCAGGACAACCCGGACAGCCTGGCGGGCCCGGACAACCAGGCCAGCCTGGACAACCAGGCTACCCAGGACAACCCGGACAGCCAGGAGGCTCCGGACAACCAGGACAGCCCGGACAGCCCGGACAACCCGGTTATCCAGGACAACCCGGACAGCCAGGACGCCCCGGAAAGCCAGGTCAGCCGGGACAACCAGGCTACCCAGGACAACCCGGACAACCAGGTCAGCCTGGACAACCCGGACAACCAGGTCAGCCTGGACAACCCGGTTATCCAGGACAACCAGGACAGCCAGGCGGACCCGGACAACATGGCCAGCCTGGACAACCCGGCTACCCAGGACAACCCGGACAGCCAGGCGGCCCCGGACAACCAGGACAACCCGGACAACCGGGACAACCGGGACAACCTGGTCACCCAGGACAGCCAGGACAACCCGGTTACCCAGGACAACCTGGACAACCAGGACAACCCGGTTATCCAGGACAGCCCGGACAACCAGGctacccaggtcaatctggaCAATCAG GACAACCCGGACAACCTGGTCACCCAGGACAGCCAGGACAACCCGGTTACCCAGGACAACCCGGTCAGCCTGGAAGCCCTGGTCAGCCAGGACAACCCGGTCAGCCAGGACAACCCGGTCAGCCTGGATACCCAAGTCAACCCGGAAAGCCAGGACAACCAG GTGGCCCTAGTCAACCCGCACACCCAGGACAACCCAGTCAACCCGGCTACCCTGGACAACCTGGACATCCAGGAGGTCCCGGACAACCAGGGCAAGCCGGTCAACCAGGTCAACCCGGTTACCCAGGACAACCCGGACAGCCAGGAGGTCCCGAACAGCCAGGACAACCAGGTGGCCCCGGACAACAAGGACAACCCGGACAACCTGGCTACCCAGGGCAACCTGGACAGCCAGGCGGACCCGGACAACCAGGACAGCCCGGACAACCCGGTTACCCAGGACAACCCGGACAGCCAGGAGGTCCCGGACATCCAGGACAGCCCGGACAACCCGGCTACCCAGGACAACCCGGACAGCCAGGCGGACCCGGACAACCAGGACAGCCCGGACAACCCGGTTACCCAGGACAACCCGGACAGCCAGGAGGTCCCGGACATCCAGGACAGCCCGGACAACCCGGCTACCCAGGACAACCCGCACACCCAGGACAACCCGCACACCCAGGACAACCCAGTCAACCCGGCTATCCTGGACAACCTGGACAGCCAGGAGGCCCCGGACAACCAGGGCAACCCGGTCAACCAGGACAGCCAGGTCAACCCGGACAGCCAGGACAACCCGGACAACCAGGTGGCCCCGTACAACAAGGACAACCCGGACAACCTGGCTACCCAGGACAACCCGGGCAGCCAGGAGGCCCCGGACAACCAGGACAGCCCGGACAACCAGGACAGCCCGGACAACCCGGCTACCCAGGACAACCCGGACAGCCAGGACAGCCCGGACAACCTGGTTACCCAGGCCAACCTGGACAACCAGGTGGCTCCGGACAACAAGGACAACCCGGACAACCTGGACAGCCAGGACAGCCAGGACAGCCCGGACAACCTGGTTATCCAGGCCAACCTGGACAACCAGGTGGATCCGGACAACCAGGACAGCCCGCACAACCCGGCTACCCAGGACAACCCGGACAGCCAGGTGGCTCCGGACAACAAGGACAACCCGGACAACCTGGACAGCCAGGACAGCCCGGACACCCTGGCTACCCAGGCCAACCTGGACAACCAGGTGGACCCGGACAACCAGGACAGCCTGGACAACCCGGCTACCCAGGACAACCCGGACAGCCAGGAGGTCACGGACAACCCGGACAGCCTGGACAACCCGGCTACCCAGGACAACCCGGACAACCAGGAGGACCCGGACAACCAGGACAGCCCGCACAACCCGGCTACCCAGGACAACCCGGACAACCAGGTGGCTCCGGACAACAAGGACAACCCGGACAGCCTGGACACCCTGGCTACCCAGGCCAACCTGGACAACCAGGTGGACCCGGACAACCAGGACAGCCCGGACAACCCGGCTACCCAGGACAACCCGGACAGCCAGGAGGTCCCGGACAACCCGGACAGCCCGGACAACCCGGCTACCCAGGACAACCCGGACAGCCAGGACAGCCAGGTCAACCCGGACAGCCAGGACAACCCGGACAACCAGGTGGCCCCGTACAACAAGGACAACCCGGTCAACCTGGCTACCCAGGACAACCCGGGCAGCCAGGAGGCCCCGGACAACCAGGACAGTCCGGACAACCAGGACAGCCCGGACAACCAGGACAGCCCGGACACCCTGGCTACCCAGGCCAACCTGGACAACCAGGTGGACCCGGACAACCAGGACAGCCCGGACAACCCGGCTACCCAGGACAACCCGGACAGCCAGGAGGTCCCGGACAACCCGGACAGCCCGGACAACCCGGCTACCCAGGACAACCCGGACAGCCAGGAGGCCCCGGAAAGCCAGGCCAGCAGGGACAACCCGGCTACCCAGGACAACCCGGACAACCAG GCGGTGGTGACTCAGTCGGCGCTCCGTCAGGCACAGGAGTACAGCCACCAAATTACGTTCCTCCTTCTAGTCAAATGCCTCCCTTCCCCATCTACGTTATTCCCTACCCGTTACCTATCGTACCAAGTCCTGGCTCCTGCCCGTGTTATCTCGTGAACCCTGGTAAAAATGACACACAGTCGCAGGCTCAAGAAGTTCAAGGCCCTCCAAGTGCAGGACCAACGTATGCTCCATACGGCATTATCGGTTTTGTGCCAGTGGTTTTCGTTCCATATTGTCCAGGAAACGGATCGGGTATGAACACGGCTCAGCAAAATTTCCCAAGCGCCGTACCAGTGCCGTACAATTGTGCTCAGTGCCAAGCCAACAGCAGAGACGTCTACCGTTACATAAGCCGATGGAACGGAGCCCGAAGTACCAACTTCAACAATTTGAAAGAAATTCACTCGCTGGCTGAATTAGAAAATCTCCTACGTAACGAAATCCGGCCAATGAAGAAAAGCTTGCGCAGAATTGCAGTTCATCCCAGAGTTCTGGACGATAAATCGAACGAAAAAGAGACGACCAagtctaattaa